From Bradyrhizobium symbiodeficiens, the proteins below share one genomic window:
- a CDS encoding NTP transferase domain-containing protein, which produces MKFGPASPKDAIGGVTVHTLRQGPLVLKKGTTIGAADVEALERAGIKDIVVVRMEAGDVSEDVAAASIALAVGGEGIHVERAFTGRANLFAAQPGVLVIDRAAVDRINNIDEAITFATLTAYKPVVEGEMVGTVKIIPFGVEGSLRDAAVKAAGTDVLKIAPYVIKRVGVVSTLLPGLSSKVIDKTLRVTAERLAPAGASIIAERRVPHEEQALSAAIKELLGLGAELVIVFGASAIADRRDVIPAAVTGIGGEIEHFGMPVDPGNLLLIARAGGAPVLGAPGCARSPVENGFDWVLMRLLAGIEVTRSELMGMGVGGLLMEIVTRPQPRATPEIEGNSRVAAIVLAAGRSTRMGGPNKLLAELDGKKLVRIATEQALASKASEVIVVTGHQTELIEQALQGLKVRFVKNPDFAGGIASSVKAGIAAVPETCDGAVVCLGDMPLIDAGLIDRLIDGFAPDRGNLIVVPVSEGRRGNPVLWSRRFFKELMTLDGDVGARHLIAKHAEAVAEVPVDGESAFLDIDTPQALEAARGG; this is translated from the coding sequence ATGAAATTCGGCCCCGCGAGTCCCAAGGATGCAATCGGCGGCGTAACCGTCCACACGCTGCGCCAGGGACCGCTGGTGCTGAAGAAGGGGACGACGATCGGCGCCGCCGATGTTGAGGCGCTGGAGCGCGCCGGCATCAAGGACATCGTCGTGGTGCGCATGGAGGCGGGCGACGTCTCCGAGGACGTTGCGGCCGCCAGCATCGCGCTGGCCGTCGGCGGCGAGGGCATCCATGTCGAGCGCGCCTTCACCGGCCGCGCCAATCTGTTTGCCGCACAGCCGGGCGTGCTGGTGATCGACCGCGCCGCGGTCGACCGCATCAACAATATCGACGAGGCCATCACCTTTGCGACGCTCACCGCGTACAAACCGGTGGTCGAGGGTGAGATGGTCGGCACCGTCAAGATCATCCCGTTCGGCGTCGAGGGCAGTTTGCGCGATGCCGCGGTGAAGGCGGCCGGCACGGATGTGCTGAAAATCGCGCCCTACGTGATCAAGCGCGTCGGCGTGGTCTCGACGCTGCTGCCGGGCCTCTCGTCCAAAGTGATCGACAAGACGCTGCGCGTCACCGCCGAGCGGCTCGCGCCGGCCGGTGCCAGCATCATCGCCGAGCGGCGCGTGCCGCACGAGGAGCAGGCGCTGTCGGCCGCGATCAAGGAATTGCTCGGCCTCGGTGCCGAGCTCGTCATCGTGTTCGGCGCGTCCGCAATCGCCGATCGTCGTGACGTGATCCCCGCGGCCGTCACGGGGATCGGCGGCGAGATTGAGCATTTCGGCATGCCGGTCGATCCCGGTAATCTCCTGCTGATCGCGCGCGCGGGCGGCGCGCCGGTGCTGGGCGCACCGGGCTGCGCGCGCTCGCCGGTCGAGAACGGTTTTGACTGGGTCTTGATGCGGCTCCTCGCCGGCATCGAGGTGACGCGGTCCGAGCTGATGGGCATGGGCGTCGGCGGCCTGCTGATGGAGATCGTGACGCGTCCGCAGCCGCGCGCGACGCCCGAGATCGAGGGCAATAGCCGCGTCGCCGCCATCGTGCTGGCGGCGGGACGCTCGACCCGGATGGGCGGACCGAACAAGCTGCTCGCCGAACTCGACGGCAAGAAGCTGGTGCGGATCGCGACCGAGCAGGCGCTGGCGTCGAAAGCATCCGAGGTGATCGTGGTCACGGGCCATCAGACAGAGCTGATCGAGCAGGCGTTGCAAGGCCTGAAGGTGCGGTTTGTCAAGAATCCGGATTTCGCCGGCGGGATCGCCAGCTCGGTCAAGGCCGGCATCGCTGCCGTCCCCGAAACTTGCGACGGCGCCGTGGTGTGCCTGGGCGACATGCCGCTGATCGATGCCGGCCTGATCGACCGTCTCATCGACGGCTTTGCGCCGGATCGCGGCAATCTCATCGTCGTGCCCGTGAGTGAAGGCCGCCGCGGCAATCCCGTGCTGTGGTCGCGCCGCTTCTTCAAGGAATTAATGACGCTCGAC
- a CDS encoding XdhC family protein, with amino-acid sequence MKLAILHELNAERAARRPVILVTDTESGEQRLVKSADFAKDPLRAELDKQLRMGKSASVEAGGKKLFLNVYAPTAKLVIVGAVHISQALAPLARSLGYDVTVVDPRTAFASPERFPDIPLVAEWPDTALPPLNVDAYTAFVAVTHDPKIDDPALLHAFERGCFYIGALGSRKTHAKRGDRLRAQGAKESDIARIHAPIGLAIGAVSPSEIAVSIMAEITAVLRLPPKEKEEAA; translated from the coding sequence GTGAAGCTCGCAATCCTGCACGAACTGAACGCCGAGCGGGCCGCGCGCCGGCCGGTGATTCTGGTGACCGACACCGAGAGCGGCGAGCAGCGCCTGGTGAAATCAGCTGATTTCGCCAAGGATCCGCTGCGCGCGGAACTGGACAAGCAGCTCCGCATGGGCAAGAGCGCCAGTGTCGAGGCCGGCGGCAAGAAGCTGTTCCTCAACGTCTATGCGCCGACCGCGAAGCTCGTTATCGTCGGCGCGGTCCATATCAGCCAGGCCTTGGCGCCGCTGGCGCGCTCGCTCGGCTACGACGTCACCGTGGTCGATCCGCGCACGGCGTTTGCAAGCCCCGAGCGCTTTCCCGACATTCCGCTCGTTGCCGAATGGCCCGACACCGCGCTGCCGCCGCTCAATGTCGATGCCTACACCGCCTTCGTCGCGGTGACGCACGATCCCAAGATCGACGATCCGGCACTGCTGCACGCCTTCGAGCGCGGCTGCTTCTATATCGGCGCGCTCGGCTCGCGGAAGACGCACGCCAAGCGCGGCGACCGGCTGCGGGCGCAGGGCGCCAAGGAAAGCGACATCGCGCGCATTCACGCGCCCATTGGTCTCGCGATCGGCGCCGTCTCCCCGTCCGAGATCGCGGTGTCGATCATGGCGGAGATCACCGCGGTGCTCCGCCTGCCACCTAAGGAAAAAGAAGAGGCGGCATGA
- a CDS encoding XdhC family protein, whose product MLDRDEDILKAAEDWQKAGRGVALATVVETWGSAPRPAGSSLVINDEGTFLGSVSGGCVEGAVVTEAMDVIQSGKPRMLEFGVADETAWNVGLSCGGTIRVFVEKVG is encoded by the coding sequence ATGCTCGATCGCGACGAGGACATTCTGAAGGCGGCGGAGGACTGGCAGAAGGCTGGCCGTGGCGTCGCGCTCGCCACCGTGGTGGAGACCTGGGGCTCGGCGCCGCGCCCGGCGGGCTCCAGCCTCGTCATCAACGACGAGGGCACGTTCCTGGGCTCGGTCTCCGGCGGCTGCGTCGAGGGCGCCGTGGTCACCGAGGCCATGGACGTGATCCAGAGCGGCAAGCCGAGGATGCTGGAGTTCGGCGTCGCCGACGAGACCGCCTGGAATGTCGGGCTGTCCTGCGGCGGCACCATCCGCGTCTTCGTCGAGAAAGTGGGTTAG